Part of the Aureitalea marina genome, TTGATCGATCCTGAAAATCCACAGGAGATTGCAGAAAAGTTGAAGCTCCTCACTGCAGATCTGGAAAATCGCAATAGGATGGGTTTGTTGGCTTTCAATCGATCAAAGTCCTACGGGGTGGGTGAAATGATAAAAAAGTATACGGAACTTTACAAAAAGGAACTCGTTGGATCGCAATAGAAAAATAGCGCGAAGGTTACTTTTTTGGACCGTACTCATTTTGTTTTCGGCTCCAAAAATAAATTATAAGTTAGGACCAATACCCGTTTATTTGATCGATCTGTTAATTGCAGCCACGGCGTATTATGCCTATAGGATATCAGGCAGCGCACAACGCATTCCATACAAGGCCTGGTGCTGGCAATATGGATTATGTTCATGACAAACGAATTACTGAATGGTGTAATTCTAGGTTCACTTTTGGAGCCGATCTATTTGACCCTGCGCTCCACCTTAGCAATCAGCCTGTTTTTTAGTGTTCCGAGGATTATTCAGTCTACGAATGATATCAAGAAGATGTTGAATTATGTTTTGATCGGTTCAATGATTACATCTTTGTTACTAATAGCAAGTTCCTTACCATTGACACGGACAATTGTCAGTAATTATGTATTCTCCAATCCCTATTTGACTCCAAATAGTGCATCCCTGACAGAGAGTTTAGAGAGTACAGAAGAGGCGATGAGGGGCTCTTCTCTAATCGGAGTATCCATTATTAGTGGCGCATTTTTAAATGTGGCCTGGCCCATGTTACTTTTATTCTTTTCCGGGGAAGGATGTCTTCCTCCAAAAAAATATTGGTTTCTGTCGCTCTTTTCCTCGCACCCATTGCCGTAGTAATGACTTATTCCAGAGGAGCCATACTGGCATTAATTCTGGTGGTTGTGGGGGTCCTAATTTTTCAGAAAGCCAGAGTCAGATATAATTTTGCGGTTCCTTTAATTGGAGCGATTTTGCTGTTTCAATTATTAGGATGGAATTCGGAGTATTTTTTCTTTGAGCGCATTGAGAATAGGGTTACTGCCAGTATCGAGAATCCGTACGAAGATGTAAGAGAAACCGAGCGTATTTTGGCTTACATAGAACCGTTTGAACATCTCGCTCAGAATCCGATAAATCTGTTCATTGGACAGGGATTTGCTCGATCCAAGATCCTGAATGGCGATTTACGTTCTGTTTACAGTGAAAATGCTGCTGATCATGCCGTGTTTGCTAAGGCTTATTACGCCTACGGTATGATCACGGCTATTATGTTGATTATTCTTTTTATTAAAATGGCCCTGTATACTTATCGGATGATCTATGGTTTTACAAATCAAAAATATTACAGCAACCAGTTTTCCAGGATTCTGATAGCCATTTTGATGGGATTTTCATCCTGGTTTGTCTTTGGTCATGCAGCAGTTTCAACCCCCAGAGGTAGTATGTTGATGTTTTTTGTTTTTGGACTAGTGATCACTCAGTACAGACTCATATCGTTCGAATTTGAAGAAGAACAAAAGAGACAATCAGATTCGTGAAGGTATGAAGCCAACTGTAGTAATCTTATTATCAGACAAGCGGTCAGGTTCCACCATGCTTCAAGATGCGCTTTGCGCTCATTCCCAGATTCAGACGGTCCGTTATTCTCCCCATACTTATCTGGAAACTCAGCATTGGTTGAAGGGAGCCGTAATTTTAGAGAAGGATCAATCGGATTTTCATGGAAATAAAGTGTATTCTGGTTACGGCAGTGCAAAGAATGCACGAATTTACCTGAAAGACGAACTAAATGGGAATCTGCCAGATTTTAATTTGACCACAGACGACAGTTCACTGGTATTCAGTGGCTGGGAGGCGATTTGTGAGGAATTTGCCAAGCCTGTTTTCTTTGAGAAGTCTCCACAAGTAGTTGCCCATTGGGGCGCTTTGGCTTTGATCTTAGAATGGATGCAAATAACAAAGTTCAGGGTAAAGATCATTGGTCTTGTTCGAAATCCGTTGGCTGTGCAGTATTCCGCATTTAAACTTTTCCGTTCATTACCTGTCAAACGGCAGTTTGGGTGGTTAAGTGGTCAAAAGAATTTAGTGCGTTTCGCACAAGCTATAGATCCGGCATCGTATTATCAGTTGCGATATGAGGATTTGGTGAACCAACCCGAGAAATCCCTTCAAGCCATTTGTGATTTCATTGGTTGTGATTTTGAAGAAGCCACAAGTAAAAATATACATGGGAACTCCATGCGAAAATGGAATGACGATCCCTTTTTTGATCTACAGCTGGATCCAAGCGTGGTTAATATGGCTATGGAATTAGGATATTCTGCGGACGAATTAGCGAACAACAACGAAAGCAGACCGGATTTGCTTAGTAAATTGAAATGGCAATTAGAGACTGCTATGATCAAATCCAAGAATAAAATTATGAACCGATGGATTCATCCTCTTCGGCTGTTCTTAAGATTAAATCGGGATAGAAGTTAATGGTATTAACACCTTTTAGAATGACGAAATTTAATAATGGATCAAAAAAGAACACACTTGGAGTTGTCGCGATCGCTTACAACGAGGAGATCGATCTTCCCGGGTTTCTATCCCATCTCACAGCTTGGGTCGATGAGATAGTGATCGTCGACGATGGCTCGACGGACAGGACAGGTGAAATAGCCCATACATATGGTGACAAAGTGAAGTTCCTGATATCTCCAAGAGAGGAGGGGCAATATTACTCGGATCAACGAAACAAAGGCATAGCTGCATCAGAGAGTCAATGGTTGTTACATATGGATATTGACGAGCGCGTGCCACCTGAATTAAGCCGTGAAATTATTCAAGCCATTCAACGTAAAGATAAGGATGCATATCGTTTCCGACGTTTAAATTATTTCATGCACAGACCCATGAAAGGCGGTGGATGGTCAGATTGGAATCTCGTGCACTTGTGTAAGCGAAAATACTTGCGCTTTGGTGGAATGTATCACGAAACCATTGACTTACAAATACCTGATTCACGAATCGGTCAATTGAACAAAAAGATGTATCATTTCAATGATTCTTCTTACAACGAACGGTTGAGAAAAAGTTTGACCTATCAGGAAGAAGTGATTAAGCACTTGCGGGAGCGTGGGGTCCGCGTAGGTCTTTGGAACATGATCTATGCATTATGCAGAGAATTTGGTGTTAAGTACTTCTACAAGCGAGGTTTTCAGGACGGTACCACTGGATTTATATCAGCTTTTCATTCCTCATTTGCCATGTTTAAAGCATATGCCTTATTGTGGGAAGAGCAGAATAGGGTAACACGTGCACAGTTGGAAAAAGAAATGGAGTCCGAATGGAACCGAAATAATAATTGATGCACATTCTTTTTCACAGACCTACTCCTTGGTCCAGCTCGATTAACTGCAGCACAAAGATTTATGCCCGGCTATTTGCTGAGGCTGGACACAAAGTGACTTATCTTCAGGCTAATATCAATTCGGCGCAGTATTTCCTAAAAAAGGGATATTATCAATTTTGGGCGGAAGGATCCAGGATGGAGGATGGAATCTGGGTGACATCCGGTCTAAGTTTATCACCGCTCATTGAGCAGATAAAGTGGCATCAGCCAGTTCTAGCAGACTTAAGATATCGTTCCTGCCTGCCGTCTATTCGCAATATTGTTGAAGAATCTGGATTCGGTCCACCTGATATTATTTGGACCACTATACCGGGTAGCAGTGCACTCAAGAAGATTTTTCCGGAGTCACGATTGATTTTTCACAGTATCGATAATTATGAAGCCTTTCAAGGACGCTCTATCAATAGACTCTTAAGAGTAGATTACAAACGAGCCGAGAGAATTTTCGTCATAGGGGAGGCCATTAAAGCCGATGTTATTTCAAAACATAAGGTAGATTCGGATCGGATTACCAATTTAGGTCAGGGAGTCAATCTTTCGCCATATCAGAAAAACCTCCCAATGCCGGATGAATACAGCAATATGAAAGGTCCGATTGCGGTTTGGGTAGGCGTGCTGAAGAAACTAGATAAAGATTATCTGCGGACTGTCTTAAAGGCCATGTCGAAATCGGATGGTTCTGTCGTCTTAATCGGTCCGAAGGATCCGGATTTTGATGTAATGGCTTTAAAATGGGATAATCTTTATTTACTGGGGTCCAGGAAAGCCGAGGACGTTCCTGCCTATTTAGTGCATGCCGACCTTGGTTTAATGATATACAATCGGAATAATCAAGAGGTTTATAAAGGGCAACATCCTCTAAAACTCTATGAATATGCGGCAGCGGGAATTCCTGTTATTTCCACATGGCATCAAGAATTTGAGAGTCTTAATCCGCCGGTTTACCTGGTGAATGATGATGTTGACCTGGAATTGTTAGTTGAGCAGGCTCTTAAGAGTAGTAACGAGTTGAAACGAGACATTCTTCAATTTGCCGAGAGGAATAGTTGGCAAAATTGTATGAACAAGGCCTTGGAGGTTATGCATACAGTTATGAATCTTTCTACCAATAACGAAGTTAATGAGTAAATCGGTTGCATTTTTTTCTAATCAATTTGCAATGACCTCTGGCCATGGAATCGCGCGTTATGCTAAGGAATTGTATGCCGGTATTAGAAGATTAGAATCGGAATTTAACATTGTTCCGGTGTCTACTTGGAGCGATCGCAAAGGAAATGATCTTAATGATTTTATTGAATCTACCGGTCTGAACATATTACCTGGTGGGTCCAAGTTTTTGCCGCTGGCTTGGAAGTATTTTAACTATCCAAATGTAGAGCAGTGTTTGAGATCGGAGGTGGATTTAGTTCATGCTTTGTCCCCCGGTTACCCCCTTGCAACACGTAAACCTTATTTGGTTACGGTTCATGATATTGGACCCTTGACCCATAAACAGTTCTTCACTAAGAAAGATCAATGGCTAATGCAGGCAAGTATTAAACAGGCCGTTAGGCATGCAGATGGTATAATTTGTGTTTCTCATAGCACGGCAAAAGACTTGCAAAACTATGTTCAGGATACCTATCGAGAGGATTTGACCGATCGGATTCGGGTTATCCATGAAGGCGTTGATAGTGATTTTGGCCAGCCGGTTAAAACCATAGAAATTCCAGATATCCACTTAATTGATGAGCTCAAGGGAAGACCATACTTGTTGACCGTTGGTAAGATCAGTCCGAGAAAAAATCTCGATCTGGTATTAAACTCGTTTAAGGATTTGACTCTCAAGTTCCCCGACCATCAATTGTTAACAGTAGGAGGCGATGGTTGGGATTTTCAGCAGGTTAAACAAAGAGCGGGAGAATATGGGATTCAGAAAAGCGTTCATTTCTTGGGTTATGTAAGTGATGAGTTATTGAAACACCTATATGCGCATACCGAAGTGTTCATTTACCCTTCTTTATTTGAAGGATTTGGACTGACCTTATTGGAGGCCATGGCATGCGGAGCACCCGTTGTAACGTCCAATATTTCAAGCATGCCGGAAATTGCTGGTGATGCGGCCATATTGATCGATCCGAAGAATCAGCATGATCTGACGGACAAGTTGATCCAATTGCTCTCGGATAGCACAATGAAGTGCTATTTTCGAGAAAAGGGAATCAGCAGAGCATCGGACTTTGATTGGCAACATACAGCGACCAAAACACTTGAATTTTATAATAACATAATTTGACCTTCAATTAATAGGTTCGACCTGTTCATTTTAATTGTATAAATTATTGTTGAATCCTGATAAAGAGTAACTATTTTTGCGCAAATTTGACTTAAACATGAGAACTATTTCCCGCACATTACTGGTGTTATTAATTGCTGCCACAGTAATTTCATGTGTTTCTAAAAAGGAAATATATTATATGCAGGAAGTCCCAGAGAATCTAAAGACCGTGCCTTTTGAAAATTTGACCATTCAAAAAGGTGACATCCTCAACATACAGGTCGCTGCTTTGAACCCAGAATCGGTAGCCATGTTTAACAAAACACCTCAGACTCAACTAGGTAACGTAGAAACGCTCAAATACTCTGGATATTTGGTGGATGAACTGGGTGAGATCAAGGTTCCTTATATCGGGAGTATACGGGTAACTGAC contains:
- a CDS encoding O-antigen ligase family protein, giving the protein MSSSKKILVSVALFLAPIAVVMTYSRGAILALILVVVGVLIFQKARVRYNFAVPLIGAILLFQLLGWNSEYFFFERIENRVTASIENPYEDVRETERILAYIEPFEHLAQNPINLFIGQGFARSKILNGDLRSVYSENAADHAVFAKAYYAYGMITAIMLIILFIKMALYTYRMIYGFTNQKYYSNQFSRILIAILMGFSSWFVFGHAAVSTPRGSMLMFFVFGLVITQYRLISFEFEEEQKRQSDS
- a CDS encoding sulfotransferase family protein, whose product is MKKNKRDNQIREGMKPTVVILLSDKRSGSTMLQDALCAHSQIQTVRYSPHTYLETQHWLKGAVILEKDQSDFHGNKVYSGYGSAKNARIYLKDELNGNLPDFNLTTDDSSLVFSGWEAICEEFAKPVFFEKSPQVVAHWGALALILEWMQITKFRVKIIGLVRNPLAVQYSAFKLFRSLPVKRQFGWLSGQKNLVRFAQAIDPASYYQLRYEDLVNQPEKSLQAICDFIGCDFEEATSKNIHGNSMRKWNDDPFFDLQLDPSVVNMAMELGYSADELANNNESRPDLLSKLKWQLETAMIKSKNKIMNRWIHPLRLFLRLNRDRS
- a CDS encoding glycosyltransferase family 2 protein, whose protein sequence is MTKFNNGSKKNTLGVVAIAYNEEIDLPGFLSHLTAWVDEIVIVDDGSTDRTGEIAHTYGDKVKFLISPREEGQYYSDQRNKGIAASESQWLLHMDIDERVPPELSREIIQAIQRKDKDAYRFRRLNYFMHRPMKGGGWSDWNLVHLCKRKYLRFGGMYHETIDLQIPDSRIGQLNKKMYHFNDSSYNERLRKSLTYQEEVIKHLRERGVRVGLWNMIYALCREFGVKYFYKRGFQDGTTGFISAFHSSFAMFKAYALLWEEQNRVTRAQLEKEMESEWNRNNN
- a CDS encoding glycosyltransferase, whose amino-acid sequence is MHILFHRPTPWSSSINCSTKIYARLFAEAGHKVTYLQANINSAQYFLKKGYYQFWAEGSRMEDGIWVTSGLSLSPLIEQIKWHQPVLADLRYRSCLPSIRNIVEESGFGPPDIIWTTIPGSSALKKIFPESRLIFHSIDNYEAFQGRSINRLLRVDYKRAERIFVIGEAIKADVISKHKVDSDRITNLGQGVNLSPYQKNLPMPDEYSNMKGPIAVWVGVLKKLDKDYLRTVLKAMSKSDGSVVLIGPKDPDFDVMALKWDNLYLLGSRKAEDVPAYLVHADLGLMIYNRNNQEVYKGQHPLKLYEYAAAGIPVISTWHQEFESLNPPVYLVNDDVDLELLVEQALKSSNELKRDILQFAERNSWQNCMNKALEVMHTVMNLSTNNEVNE
- a CDS encoding glycosyltransferase family 4 protein, translated to MTSGHGIARYAKELYAGIRRLESEFNIVPVSTWSDRKGNDLNDFIESTGLNILPGGSKFLPLAWKYFNYPNVEQCLRSEVDLVHALSPGYPLATRKPYLVTVHDIGPLTHKQFFTKKDQWLMQASIKQAVRHADGIICVSHSTAKDLQNYVQDTYREDLTDRIRVIHEGVDSDFGQPVKTIEIPDIHLIDELKGRPYLLTVGKISPRKNLDLVLNSFKDLTLKFPDHQLLTVGGDGWDFQQVKQRAGEYGIQKSVHFLGYVSDELLKHLYAHTEVFIYPSLFEGFGLTLLEAMACGAPVVTSNISSMPEIAGDAAILIDPKNQHDLTDKLIQLLSDSTMKCYFREKGISRASDFDWQHTATKTLEFYNNII